Proteins from one Scylla paramamosain isolate STU-SP2022 chromosome 3, ASM3559412v1, whole genome shotgun sequence genomic window:
- the LOC135090509 gene encoding tenascin-like, which produces MEKTLLLVLEVVLLVLVDLPCCLPEIIDPRAVAAKEDQSAYNKQRQVKRCSQQGDCRTKYGGFCFNILSDPNPVCDAAVHDGLCSGNPESNCRCCIRCSGKRCVSESEGESGCRKECRENEFSVSHCNPYCQCCQSCKPTHCKGRCVSHPDLCDEAKEYVEGVCEGKLGSKCTCCVTCEPDIGCEKSGGQCVTADEECPCGFWPSPYFGCTNGSKKCKCCTPCPPSHTCLEGIETGRCVPDEPYCNGYDEYISDEACCQGRCSCCKTCQPDRACVTEQGNCYKKEIGCGPGMMASRKGKCTSDNCVCCIPEPCPNSCNCTEGPNPGRCVAKPFTVQYNEYPSEERCIGRKCSCYKTCMPDPLCSAVNGTCFTTSTGCARGLVPSKTGTCNSENCICCVERQCSLSKDCAFGEESGRCENDKEMCSSPGEYISEEKLCEEDGCFCCKKCQPDTSCERVRGTCFGTREGCGPGFKKSEVGRCKNPEHCVCCELDVDCVLTKDCRSKGDSGRCEVYKENCSSLGEYISEDTPCEGNEGCFCCKTCEPDTSCTKSGGKCYVAKYGCPEGFSVNQNGRCKNSPTCICCSRDFSKG; this is translated from the exons ATGGAGAAGACACTGTTGTTGGTGCTGGAGGTGGTGCTGTTAGTGCTGGTGGACCTGCCGTGCTGTCTGCCCGAG ATTATTGATCCTAGGGCCGTTGCTGCAAAGGAAGATCAGAGTGCATATAATAAACAACGTCAAGTGAAGCGTTGTTCTCAGCAAGG GGACTGTCGCACTAAGTATGGCGGATTCTGCTTCAACATCCTGTCTGACCCGAACCCGGTGTGTGATGCAGCGGTGCATGATGGCTTGTGCAGCGGAAACCCCGAGAGCAATTGTCGGTGCTGCATCA GGTGTTCAGGCAAACGTTGCGTCTCTGAGTCCGAGGGAGAAAGTGGGTGCAGAAAAGAATGCAGGGAAAACGAATTCTCTGTGTCCCATTGTAACCCCTACTGCCA atGCTGCCAGAGCTGCAAACCCACCCATTGCAAGGGTCGGTGTGTGAGTCATCCTGACCTCTGTGACGAGGCTAAGGAATACGTTGAGGGTGTCTGTGAGGGCAAATTGGGAAGCAAATGCACTTGTTGCGTAACCTGTGAACCAGATATAGGCTGTGAAAAATCAGGAGGGCAGTGCGTCACTGCTGATGAGGAGTGCCCCTGCGGGTTCTGGCCCAGCCCTTACTTTGGGTGCACTAATGGAAGCAAGAAATGCAAATGTTGCACTCCG TGCCCTCCTTCCCATACCTGCTTGGAAGGCATCGAGACGGGAAGATGTGTTCCTGACGAACCTTACTGCAATGGCTATGACGAGTACATATCAGACGAGGCGTGCTGTCAAGGCAGGTGTTCATGCTGCAAGACCTGCCAGCCTGACAGGGCGTGTGTAACCGAGCAAGGAAATTGCTACAAGAAGGAAATTGGCTGTGGCCCAGGAATGATGGCGAGTAGAAAAGGCAAATGCACCAGCGATAACTGCGTCTGTTGTATACCGGAACCG TGCCCTAACTCATGCAACTGCACTGAAGGACCCAATCCTGGAAGATGTGTGGCCAAGCCTTTCACCGTACAATACAACGAATACCCGTCAGAGGAGAGATGCATAGGCCGCAAGTGTTCCTGTTACAAGACATGCATGCCCGACCCCCTGTGCTCGGCTGTAAACGGCACTTGCTTCACCACCAGCACTGGGTGTGCCCGGGGACTAGTGCCTAGTAAAACGGGCACCTGCAACAGCGAGAACTGCATCTGCTGTGTGGAGAGACAG TGCTCGTTGTCAAAGGACTGCGCTTTCGGGGAAGAGTCTGGAAGATGCGAGAATGACAAGGAAATGTGCAGCTCACCGGGTGAATACATCAGTGAGGAGAAGCTCTGCGAGGAGGATGGCTGTTTCTGCTGCAAGAAATGTCAGCCTGACACGTCTTGTGAAAGAGTGAGGGGCACGTGTTTCGGGACGCGGGAAGGGTGTGGACCTGGATTCAAGAAAAGTGAGGTTGGCCGTTGCAAGAACCCGGAACACTGCGTTTGCTGCGAACTAGATGta GATTGTGTGCTTACAAAAGATTGCAGATCTAAGGGCGATTCTGGAAGATGCGAGGTTTATAAGGAGAACTGCAGCTCACTTGGTGAATACATAAGTGAGGATACTCCCTGTGAGGGGAATGAAGGATGTTTCTGCTGCAAGACCTGCGAGCCCGACACATCTTGCACTAAGTCAGGAGGCAAATGCTACGTAGCTAAATACGGTTGTCCCGAGGGATTTTCGGTGAATCAAAATGGCCGTTGCAAGAACAGTCCTACTTGTATATGCTGCTCCCGGGATTTT AGCAAGGGGTAG